The DNA sequence ACGGTTGGAGTTGTTTGGGGCACCACATTTTTAGGAATTAGGGTTGCTGTAGAAACAATCCCGCCCTGGTTTGTAACCTCTATTCGTCAAGGATTGGCGGGACTGATGATTATGACCGTTTTATTGTTTAAAAAAGAACTGAAATGGATTGGCTGGGAAAATTTAAAACACCAGTTGGTTCCATCTGTATTAATGATTGTAATTGCAAACGGATTTACAACCGTTGCCGAACAGACTTTACCCAGCGGACTGGCGTCTGTGATTAGTGCCATGTCGCCAATACTTATTTTTATAGGTAGTATTTTGTTTGGATTGCAAAAAGCCAGTTTAAAAGGCTTCGTTGGGGTTATAATCGGATTTTCGGGAGTTGTTTTTATATTCAAAGAAGGACTCGGGTCGTTTTTAGATGCAGATTATAAAATCGGAGTGCTGTTTATGGGGCTGGCAATTTTAGCTTGGGCAGCCGGAACGATTTATACCAAAACGCACGCTTATAAATCGGGTAATATTGCACTCAATTTGTTTTATCAGTTTACGATGGCTTCTTGTATACAATTGGTTTTAGCTTTTATTTTTTCACCAAATCCAGATATAAGCTTGTGGAGTTCAAGAAGTATTTTTGCTTCTTTATATCTGTCTGTTTTTGGGTCTGTAATTGCTTTTCTCTGTTATAATTATGCTTTAAAACGTGTTACAGCCGTGCAAGTTTCTATTTTGTCTTACATCAACACAATTATAGCTGTTTTTCTGGGTTGGTTGATTTTAGATGAAAAAATCACCGTTGATTTTATCATCGCTACGGTGCTTATTATTTTAGGGGTTTTTATTATTAATTATAAGAAGAAAGAAAATCACATAAAATAAAAAAGGAATACAAATAGAAGACACGCCGCATCCGTAGAGATGCACCGCAGTGCATCTTCACCACATTTGTAGAGACGCACTGCATCTGTAGAGGCGCATTTGTAGAGACGCACTGCAGTGCGTCTCTACGGTCAATAACAAATAGAGATCAAAACCATACATTTATAAATTGGAATCTTTTGGTTCGATTAGTTTGTTGTAAATTTATTGCAATAAAAAAAAGGATCATGAATGCGAAGAAAAAACAAATAAAAGACAATAAAGTCGAAGAACCAGTAGTAGAATATGAGGTTCAGAAATCAGAATTTAAAGGAATAGACAGAGATACTTTTGATTTTGATGCTGAGTTTGCAAAGGGGTTGACTCCGGAGGAAGCAAAGGCAGAATCAATTAAGAGAATTAGAGAGTGGTGGGGAAAATAGAAGTTGTTTTTACACGAGGCGTTATTCGATATCTTGATAATTTAGTTGTTACGTTGTATGAAAAAGAGTATTTCGGCTCTGTAGATGCAGCAGAAAGATATGTTTCTAATATCTACGATGCTGTTCCGGAAAAAATACAAAAGGGTCTACACAAGAAAACGCCAACAATGCTTCGGTATTTAGGTTCTGATTATATTTTTTGTAAAACTAATTCTCGTACAACTTGGTATGTTTTTTTTGAAAAGAGTAAGCAAAATTATTTGATTACAGGTATCCTGAATAATTATTGTATTGAAGCAAAAAATCTGTAGAAATATAAATTTCCAATTGATTAATCGATAATTTGGTATATCTTGATTTAGTTGATTTGTTATAAATGGATTAGATGAAATTTTTTATTATGAATGCGAAGAAAAAACAAATAAAGGACAATAAAGTTGAAGAACCAGCATTAGAATATGAGGTTCGGAAATCAGAATTTAAAGGAATAGACAGAGATACTTTTGATTTTGATGCCGAGTTTGCAAACGGGTTGACTCGAGAGGAATTTAAAGAGGAAATGTTTAAGAGAATAAAAGCATATCCTTGGGGAAAATAATTTTTGAGAACAATGTTCTTGAGTGTTTTGATCATTTGGTTTTTTTGCTTTTTGAAAAAGAATATTTTGGTTTTCCTCAGTCTGCACAGAAATATGTGGATGAAATTGTCGCTTTTATTGTTTCTGGGATTTCAAGTTTTCCGCATAAGAAAACGCCAACAATGCTTCTGTATTTAGGTTCTAATTATATTTTTTATAAAACTAATTCTCGTACAACTTGGTATGTTTTTTTTTGAAAAGAGTAAGCAAAATTATTTGATTACAGGTATCCTGAATAATTATTGTATTGAAGCAAAAAATCTGTAGAAATATAAAATCCCAAATGATCAAATTCATTTGGGATTTTTTAATTTTAAAAACCTTTTGTTTTAATATGATTTAAGCAAGGGCTAATATCAAAGTAAAAACCAGGAATATTGTATTTGTTCTCTGCTAATTTGAGGTAATCATAATGCTCGATTAAACTTTGTTCTCCACCAAATTGAAAACCAATCATATTAATCAAGTCGTATTCATTTGAGGTGTTAATTACATAAAAAGCGGATTCTTTACTAGTTCCGTTTCCGGTGCTAAGAAGGGCTTCCATTATAATGTTTGTTTTGATTACGTTCAGCTTCGATTCAGCTTCTTTGTTTAGTTTTTTAAATGCATAAGATTTGTAATTCAATGGTCTTAAATCAAATGGATTTTCTTTCAGATTTAAATCGGAGAGCTCAATAATCTTTTCGAAGTCTTGATT is a window from the Flavobacterium cupriresistens genome containing:
- a CDS encoding DMT family transporter, coding for MKQNLDYKLIFALATVGVVWGTTFLGIRVAVETIPPWFVTSIRQGLAGLMIMTVLLFKKELKWIGWENLKHQLVPSVLMIVIANGFTTVAEQTLPSGLASVISAMSPILIFIGSILFGLQKASLKGFVGVIIGFSGVVFIFKEGLGSFLDADYKIGVLFMGLAILAWAAGTIYTKTHAYKSGNIALNLFYQFTMASCIQLVLAFIFSPNPDISLWSSRSIFASLYLSVFGSVIAFLCYNYALKRVTAVQVSILSYINTIIAVFLGWLILDEKITVDFIIATVLIILGVFIINYKKKENHIK
- a CDS encoding DUF4919 domain-containing protein, which gives rise to MKKALLTAVFLFFSLAGFSQSPKFVAPNYKEIESNIKDKKSVYYYPNLLEKFNVSDSTMTLEQKRHLFYGFVFQEKYTPYSVSDDKKSLNTLINKENLTNQDFEKIIELSDLNLKENPFDLRPLNYKSYAFKKLNKEAESKLNVIKTNIIMEALLSTGNGTSKESAFYVINTSNEYDLINMIGFQFGGEQSLIEHYDYLKLAENKYNIPGFYFDISPCLNHIKTKGF